A single region of the Pirellulales bacterium genome encodes:
- a CDS encoding GTPase domain-containing protein, with protein sequence MPLDFHSWAERVRRLDRALVALEPEAARVGVSPPAGEPWYELLAHKLRPQLEAEPLLVVAVVGGTNIGKSLIFNHLAGEMASGVSPLAAGTKHPVCLVPPGFADTELLARMFEGFELDPWHSAEDPLEASDTHRLFWRTGQHVPDRLLLLDTPDIDSDAVVNWQRAAYIRQASDVLVVILTQQKYNDAAVKQFLREAVRADKAIVLVFNQVDLAGDQDVWPHWLGTVREATGGSAEHVYVAPYDREAARQLALPFYEVGADGRGAVGAPSSLRSDLASLHFDAIKIRTFRGALAEVLDPAHGAPAYLARIRQGAGEFSAAATALSAAEMARVQWPSLPIGIFVDEIRTWWDSHRSGWSRAVHGVYHTIGEGLSWPVRVAWRQLASDTTDPLETFRHNERDAVVLAVEKLIGELERLAEVGNDTLRPRLKPLLRGEARSELLARVEAAHAALPPIDDDYRAFLRAELDQWSLDNPRAVSFLRSFDHVMAVARPAITVSLAVSGWIVAGGIVHDAAVQAAGHTASQLATEAAITGGITGGGELLVNTTGEGVRRTAARLFRRLQTGYAQRRAAWLAGWLERELLGDLLADLRRGAETPQSAAYQEATAAVAGLQSLSA encoded by the coding sequence ATGCCGTTGGATTTTCATTCCTGGGCCGAGCGCGTGAGGCGTCTCGACCGTGCGCTCGTGGCGCTCGAGCCCGAGGCGGCTCGCGTTGGCGTGTCCCCACCCGCGGGGGAGCCCTGGTACGAGCTGCTGGCCCACAAACTGCGGCCCCAGCTCGAAGCCGAGCCACTTCTAGTCGTGGCGGTCGTCGGCGGAACGAACATCGGCAAGTCGCTCATCTTCAACCATCTGGCCGGCGAAATGGCCAGTGGCGTCAGCCCGCTGGCGGCCGGCACCAAGCACCCCGTCTGCCTCGTTCCCCCCGGCTTTGCCGACACCGAGCTGCTCGCGCGCATGTTCGAGGGCTTCGAGCTCGACCCATGGCATTCGGCCGAGGATCCGCTCGAAGCGAGCGATACGCACCGGCTGTTCTGGCGCACCGGGCAGCACGTGCCCGACCGGCTGCTCCTCCTCGATACGCCCGACATCGACTCCGACGCCGTGGTCAATTGGCAGCGTGCCGCGTACATCCGTCAGGCCTCGGACGTGCTGGTCGTGATTCTCACGCAGCAGAAATACAACGACGCTGCGGTAAAGCAGTTCCTGCGCGAGGCCGTCCGAGCCGACAAGGCGATCGTGCTGGTCTTCAACCAGGTCGATCTCGCCGGCGATCAAGATGTTTGGCCCCACTGGCTGGGCACCGTCCGCGAGGCCACCGGTGGCTCGGCCGAGCACGTCTACGTCGCGCCCTACGATCGCGAAGCGGCCCGCCAACTTGCCTTGCCCTTCTACGAGGTTGGCGCCGATGGTCGCGGCGCCGTGGGGGCGCCCAGCTCCTTGCGCAGCGATCTGGCCTCGCTCCACTTCGATGCCATCAAGATCCGCACCTTTCGTGGCGCCCTGGCCGAGGTACTCGATCCCGCGCATGGGGCCCCCGCGTATCTCGCGCGGATCCGACAGGGCGCCGGTGAGTTTTCGGCCGCGGCGACCGCACTCTCGGCCGCCGAGATGGCCCGCGTGCAATGGCCCTCGCTGCCGATCGGCATCTTCGTCGACGAGATTCGCACCTGGTGGGACAGCCACCGCAGCGGCTGGTCGCGTGCCGTGCATGGCGTCTATCACACCATCGGCGAGGGATTGAGCTGGCCGGTGCGTGTCGCCTGGCGGCAATTGGCCTCGGACACGACCGATCCGCTCGAAACCTTTCGTCACAACGAGCGCGATGCCGTCGTGCTGGCGGTCGAGAAGTTGATTGGCGAGTTGGAACGCCTGGCCGAAGTGGGCAACGACACGCTTCGTCCGCGCTTGAAGCCGCTCTTGCGCGGCGAGGCCCGTAGCGAACTACTCGCGCGCGTTGAAGCCGCGCACGCCGCATTACCGCCGATCGACGACGACTATCGTGCGTTTCTGCGCGCGGAGCTGGATCAGTGGTCGCTCGATAATCCCCGCGCGGTGAGCTTTCTGCGATCGTTCGATCACGTGATGGCCGTGGCGCGGCCGGCTATCACCGTTTCGCTCGCCGTGAGTGGCTGGATCGTCGCCGGGGGGATCGTCCACGACGCCGCCGTGCAGGCCGCCGGCCATACCGCCTCGCAATTGGCGACCGAAGCCGCCATCACCGGAGGCATCACCGGCGGAGGCGAACTGCTCGTCAACACCACGGGCGAAGGGGTCCGCCGCACCGCCGCCCGCCTGTTCCGCCGCCTGCAAACCGGCTACGCCCAGCGCCGCGCCGCCTGGCTCGCCGGCTGGCTCGAACGCGAGCTATTGGGCGACCTGCTCGCCGATCTCCGTCGCGGAGCCGAGACCCCGCAGTCGGCCGCGTACCAGGAAGCCACGGCGGCTGTGGCGGGACTACAAAGCTTAAGTGCATAG
- a CDS encoding helix-turn-helix domain-containing protein yields the protein MAQSIGKRILRGLQEFNEALENDDQLAKKLTGREVVLDLKPTRYTAKRVKETRQLLEVSQLVFAQFLGVKVSTLQKWEQGRQQPEAIAGRFLDEIRLNPDYWRDRLRKSLRIKAAS from the coding sequence ATGGCGCAAAGCATCGGCAAACGCATCCTGCGAGGTTTGCAGGAATTCAATGAGGCGCTCGAGAATGACGATCAACTGGCCAAGAAGCTGACCGGCCGCGAGGTCGTGCTCGATCTCAAGCCCACGCGTTATACGGCAAAACGCGTCAAGGAAACGCGTCAACTGCTCGAGGTAAGTCAGTTGGTGTTCGCCCAATTCCTAGGCGTCAAGGTCTCGACGCTGCAGAAGTGGGAACAGGGCCGCCAACAGCCTGAGGCGATCGCCGGCCGGTTTCTCGACGAAATCCGATTGAACCCGGATTACTGGCGAGACCGCCTGAGAAAGTCTCTTCGTATCAAAGCCGCCAGCTAG
- the asnB gene encoding asparagine synthase (glutamine-hydrolyzing): MCGIVAMFSRGEPVSRDDLTRAVRILHHRGPDGQRLWISSDGRVGLGHARLSIIDLETGDQPISSEDERLHIVVNGEFYDYVALQQELETRGHKLRTRSDSEVALHLYEEAGTKCLSRLRGEFAMVLWDSANQMLFAARDRYGVKPLYYAWRGDTLIFASEIKALLAAGVPARWDRESFYQYNHVQFDQDRTLFAGVYQVPPGCYLLATRGQTQIVRYWDIDYPREAAEPKLLHPREHIERMRAALEESVRTRLRADVPVGCYLSGGLDSCALLGLASLHHPEPIKAFTLCFDAEEYNEEHVAREMAQHAGADFHELPITQTQLADHFSDAVWHAETLTANGHGTAKYLLSEMVRDRGYKVVLTGEGSDEILGGYAHFRRDLLLYDPAMGLEPAQIDQMLEQLTEANEVSRGVLLPGRGSEPLDSVRRTLGFVPSWLETRASNAERYRRMFRAEFATEFAACDPFRVFLNRFDVEGQLSGRPAVHQSLYLWTRSMLPNYLLNFLGDRMEMAHSIEGRVPFLDHHVTELVRDMPVSMKIHFDHENGSLTEKYVLREACRDVLTNTVYRRQKHPFLAPPSGLEPEGRFSQLMQDTLRSRALDDLPFYEPTLVRALLDALPTLEPRRRGGASYLLTLILSACVLQQRYALG, encoded by the coding sequence ATGTGCGGCATTGTGGCCATGTTCTCGCGCGGAGAGCCCGTCTCGCGCGATGATCTCACCCGGGCAGTCAGGATCCTGCACCATCGCGGGCCCGACGGTCAGCGGCTGTGGATCTCCTCCGACGGTCGCGTCGGCCTCGGGCACGCCCGGCTCAGCATCATCGATCTCGAAACCGGCGATCAGCCCATCTCGAGCGAGGACGAGCGGCTCCACATCGTCGTCAACGGCGAGTTCTACGACTACGTCGCCTTGCAGCAGGAACTCGAAACGCGCGGACACAAGCTCCGCACGCGCTCCGACAGCGAAGTGGCACTGCACCTCTACGAAGAGGCAGGCACGAAGTGCCTTTCGCGCCTGCGCGGCGAGTTCGCGATGGTCCTCTGGGACTCGGCCAATCAAATGCTCTTCGCCGCGCGCGATCGCTACGGCGTGAAGCCACTCTACTATGCCTGGCGCGGCGACACGCTCATCTTCGCCTCGGAGATCAAGGCCTTGCTCGCGGCCGGCGTGCCGGCGCGCTGGGACCGCGAATCGTTCTATCAATACAACCACGTGCAGTTCGACCAGGACCGCACCCTTTTTGCCGGCGTCTATCAGGTTCCGCCGGGCTGCTATCTGCTCGCCACACGCGGTCAGACGCAGATCGTGCGCTACTGGGATATCGACTACCCGCGCGAAGCGGCGGAGCCGAAACTGCTCCACCCGCGCGAACATATCGAACGCATGCGCGCGGCGCTCGAGGAGTCGGTCCGCACCCGGCTTCGCGCCGATGTGCCCGTCGGCTGCTACCTGAGCGGCGGACTCGACTCGTGCGCGCTGCTGGGGCTCGCCTCGCTTCACCATCCCGAGCCGATCAAGGCTTTCACTCTCTGCTTCGATGCCGAGGAATACAACGAAGAGCACGTCGCGAGAGAGATGGCCCAGCATGCCGGCGCCGATTTCCACGAGCTCCCCATCACGCAGACGCAACTCGCCGACCACTTCAGCGATGCCGTCTGGCACGCCGAGACCCTCACCGCCAACGGGCACGGCACGGCCAAGTACCTGCTCAGCGAGATGGTGCGCGACCGGGGCTACAAGGTCGTGCTCACGGGCGAAGGCTCCGACGAGATCCTCGGCGGTTACGCCCACTTCCGCCGCGATCTGTTGCTCTACGATCCCGCGATGGGACTCGAGCCCGCGCAGATCGACCAGATGCTCGAGCAGTTGACCGAGGCGAACGAAGTGTCGCGGGGCGTGCTCTTGCCAGGTCGCGGGTCGGAGCCCCTCGACAGCGTGCGACGCACATTGGGTTTTGTCCCTTCCTGGCTCGAAACCCGCGCCAGCAATGCCGAACGCTATCGCCGCATGTTCCGCGCCGAATTCGCCACCGAGTTCGCGGCCTGCGATCCGTTCCGCGTCTTCTTGAATCGCTTCGATGTCGAGGGACAGCTCAGCGGCCGTCCGGCGGTCCACCAGTCGTTGTACCTGTGGACGCGCTCGATGCTGCCCAACTACCTGCTCAACTTCCTGGGCGACCGGATGGAGATGGCCCATTCGATCGAAGGGCGCGTGCCGTTCCTCGATCACCACGTCACCGAACTGGTACGCGACATGCCCGTCTCGATGAAGATCCATTTCGATCACGAGAATGGCAGCCTCACCGAAAAGTATGTCCTGCGCGAAGCCTGCCGCGACGTGTTGACCAACACGGTCTACCGCCGGCAGAAGCACCCCTTCCTGGCGCCCCCCTCGGGCCTGGAGCCAGAGGGCCGTTTCAGCCAACTCATGCAAGACACCCTGCGCAGCCGCGCGCTCGACGATCTTCCCTTCTACGAACCGACCCTCGTCCGAGCGCTGCTCGACGCCTTGCCGACCCTCGAACCCCGCCGGCGTGGCGGTGCGAGCTACCTGCTTACCCTCATCCTGAGCGCCTGCGTGCTGCAGCAGCGGTACGCCTTGGGATGA
- a CDS encoding isochorismatase family protein, whose protein sequence is MNHFTRIAGRRICAGVVLLAALSSLERIVAEEARSTVTYDNRLTRIGNPRPILADYPQFVAPVEEDFRYEAPTLVDDEGADLSVRAWRFSYNARGIIEIPNRLCARDTAVIVVHPWGIDDEWGWQTPEPAGVAFACTPERNKLCHDHARQVLNPLLERLRGCVGLVAYSLPGNEDPTRAKLYRSIRRTPSAAERAAGAQEIAAKMRAFRYEGEPVDTTLQLDSSRLVASYFAAFPGLDASAKFDGDGFWELPIPVMKAIDVAPDDVVIYDAEGYAPLRDFLKSQGIRHVLLAGYHADMCVCRTTAGYENLSRDFNSFLVGDAVLATFPANASPRHATNQTVSFASLNQLITQASWIEQ, encoded by the coding sequence ATGAACCATTTCACGCGGATTGCCGGACGTAGGATTTGTGCTGGCGTTGTCTTGCTCGCGGCTCTGAGCAGCTTGGAGCGCATCGTGGCCGAGGAGGCGCGCTCGACCGTCACGTACGACAACCGCCTCACGCGCATCGGCAATCCGCGTCCCATCCTGGCCGACTATCCGCAGTTCGTCGCGCCGGTTGAGGAGGATTTCCGCTACGAGGCCCCGACGCTGGTCGATGACGAGGGGGCCGATCTTTCGGTCCGCGCCTGGCGCTTTTCGTACAACGCGCGCGGCATCATCGAAATTCCCAACCGACTCTGTGCGCGCGACACGGCGGTGATCGTCGTCCATCCGTGGGGGATCGACGACGAGTGGGGCTGGCAGACACCAGAACCGGCGGGCGTGGCGTTCGCCTGCACACCCGAGCGCAACAAGCTCTGCCACGATCATGCGCGGCAGGTGCTGAACCCGCTGCTCGAGCGCCTGCGCGGCTGCGTCGGATTGGTGGCGTACAGCCTGCCCGGCAACGAGGATCCCACGCGAGCGAAGCTCTATCGCTCGATTCGCCGCACCCCCTCGGCGGCCGAACGCGCGGCCGGTGCGCAGGAGATCGCTGCCAAGATGCGGGCCTTCCGCTACGAAGGAGAGCCCGTCGATACGACGCTGCAACTCGATTCGTCACGCCTCGTGGCGTCCTACTTCGCGGCCTTCCCGGGACTCGACGCCAGCGCGAAGTTCGATGGCGACGGATTTTGGGAGCTGCCGATTCCCGTGATGAAGGCGATCGACGTGGCCCCCGACGACGTGGTGATCTACGACGCCGAAGGCTACGCGCCGCTGCGCGACTTCCTCAAGTCGCAAGGCATTCGCCACGTGCTGCTGGCGGGCTATCACGCCGACATGTGCGTCTGCCGCACGACGGCCGGTTATGAAAACCTTTCGCGCGATTTCAATTCATTCCTCGTGGGAGATGCGGTGCTGGCCACTTTCCCAGCCAATGCCTCGCCGCGGCACGCGACGAATCAAACGGTGTCGTTTGCTTCGCTCAATCAGTTGATTACGCAGGCGTCGTGGATTGAACAATGA
- the pckA gene encoding phosphoenolpyruvate carboxykinase (ATP): MSEFFSLEQYGIHVQAVRRNLVPVRLYEEAIAHEDAAIMSSGALATRSGDKTGRSPKDKRVVRHSASESNVWWGSVNMELDEHQFLVNRQRAIDFFNFCPWLYVVDGFAGWDPKYRLKVRVICARPYHALFMHNMLIRPSAEELRNFGEPDFVVMNAGQFPANRYTHQVNGPTSVDVSFEHGELVILGTQYAGEMKKGIFTVMHYLMPKRNVLSMHCSANEGERGDVSLFFGLSGTGKTTLSADPRRQLIGDDEHCWSDDGVFNIEGGCYAKCVDLDPQKEPEIYQAIRLGTVLENVVYDPVTREVDFADISVTENTRASYPIEFISNAKVPCVGGHPKNVILLTCDAFGVLPPVSRLSPEQAMYHFLSGYTAKVAGTEVGVTEPSATFSACFGAAFLVWHPTKYATMLAEKMRQHGACAWLVNTGWSGGAYGTGKRIKLAYTRAIIDAIHDGSLAKAKMVEDPIFGFDVPTTCHGVPSEILTPRNVWQDPAAYDRQAQELAALFQKHFADYADVADQAIVDAGPRVGAAVKA, encoded by the coding sequence ATGTCCGAGTTCTTCAGTCTCGAGCAGTACGGCATTCACGTCCAAGCGGTGCGCCGCAATCTGGTGCCGGTCAGGCTTTACGAAGAGGCGATCGCCCACGAAGACGCGGCGATCATGTCGAGCGGGGCGCTCGCGACACGTTCGGGTGACAAGACCGGCCGCAGCCCCAAGGACAAACGCGTCGTCCGCCACTCGGCCAGCGAAAGCAACGTCTGGTGGGGCAGCGTGAACATGGAGCTCGACGAGCATCAGTTCCTGGTGAACCGCCAGCGGGCCATCGACTTTTTCAACTTCTGCCCGTGGCTGTACGTCGTGGATGGCTTTGCCGGCTGGGACCCCAAGTATCGGCTCAAGGTGCGCGTGATCTGCGCGCGCCCCTACCACGCCTTGTTCATGCACAACATGCTCATTCGTCCCTCGGCGGAAGAGCTGCGGAACTTCGGCGAGCCCGACTTCGTGGTGATGAACGCGGGACAGTTTCCGGCGAATCGCTACACGCACCAGGTGAACGGCCCCACCAGCGTCGACGTCAGCTTCGAGCATGGCGAGCTGGTGATCCTCGGCACGCAGTACGCCGGCGAGATGAAGAAGGGTATCTTCACCGTGATGCACTACCTGATGCCCAAGCGCAACGTGCTCTCCATGCACTGCTCGGCAAATGAAGGCGAACGTGGCGACGTGAGCCTCTTCTTCGGCCTCTCGGGCACGGGCAAGACCACGCTCTCGGCCGATCCCCGCCGTCAGCTCATCGGCGATGACGAACACTGCTGGAGTGACGACGGCGTGTTCAACATCGAAGGGGGCTGCTATGCGAAGTGCGTCGATCTCGATCCGCAGAAAGAGCCAGAGATCTATCAGGCCATTCGACTCGGCACGGTGCTCGAGAATGTCGTCTACGATCCGGTCACGCGCGAAGTCGACTTTGCCGACATCTCGGTCACCGAAAACACGCGCGCCAGCTATCCGATCGAGTTCATCAGCAATGCCAAGGTGCCCTGCGTGGGCGGGCACCCGAAGAACGTCATCCTGCTCACGTGCGACGCCTTCGGTGTGCTGCCGCCGGTGAGCCGCCTTTCGCCGGAGCAGGCGATGTATCACTTCCTCAGCGGCTACACCGCCAAGGTGGCGGGCACGGAGGTGGGGGTGACCGAGCCGAGCGCGACCTTCTCGGCCTGCTTCGGCGCGGCGTTTCTTGTCTGGCATCCCACGAAGTACGCGACCATGCTCGCCGAAAAGATGCGTCAGCATGGCGCGTGTGCCTGGCTCGTGAACACCGGTTGGTCGGGGGGAGCCTACGGCACGGGCAAGCGGATCAAGCTCGCCTATACCCGCGCCATCATCGACGCCATCCACGACGGCTCTCTCGCCAAGGCGAAGATGGTCGAGGATCCGATCTTCGGCTTCGACGTCCCCACCACGTGCCACGGCGTGCCGAGCGAAATCCTCACGCCGCGCAATGTCTGGCAAGACCCTGCCGCCTACGATCGTCAGGCACAAGAGCTGGCAGCCTTGTTCCAAAAGCATTTTGCCGACTACGCCGACGTAGCGGATCAGGCAATCGTCGACGCCGGCCCACGCGTGGGCGCCGCGGTGAAGGCGTAG
- a CDS encoding enoyl-CoA hydratase/isomerase family protein, whose protein sequence is MDASESAPPVLTAVHDVEGGAIFEICLNRPEVHNCVNGETAALLLEAWIRFRDDDRLSIAILHGAGEHAFCSGADLSALEGLSRLAESSDEARRVVEEGTGPMGGSRIVQRKPVITVTQGYTYAGGLELYCHGHLRIAEPQATFSVACRRWGVPLVDGGTVYLPRLLGWGQALPLIITGQRITAERAYQLGLVWELTEQGQGLARAFDVARQVCAQPCDAMRADLASAIEGAHLSLEEALRREAENLDPVVRSESMRRGVADFLGGKRFWFT, encoded by the coding sequence ATGGACGCCAGCGAGAGTGCTCCCCCGGTTCTGACGGCGGTACATGACGTCGAAGGGGGCGCGATCTTCGAGATTTGCCTCAATCGCCCCGAGGTTCACAACTGCGTCAATGGCGAGACGGCCGCGCTCTTGCTCGAGGCCTGGATCCGCTTTCGCGATGACGATCGGCTCTCGATTGCCATCCTGCATGGCGCGGGAGAGCATGCGTTCTGCTCGGGGGCGGATCTCTCGGCGCTCGAGGGGCTGTCGCGGCTGGCCGAATCGTCCGACGAAGCGCGGCGCGTTGTGGAAGAAGGCACTGGTCCCATGGGGGGCTCGCGCATCGTGCAGCGCAAGCCCGTGATCACCGTCACGCAGGGCTACACGTACGCCGGCGGGTTGGAGCTTTACTGTCACGGCCATCTCCGCATCGCCGAGCCCCAGGCGACGTTCTCGGTCGCCTGCCGACGTTGGGGGGTTCCGCTGGTCGACGGAGGCACGGTCTATCTACCTCGACTGCTCGGCTGGGGGCAGGCGTTGCCGCTGATCATCACCGGGCAGCGCATCACCGCCGAACGCGCCTATCAGCTCGGCCTTGTCTGGGAGCTAACCGAACAGGGGCAGGGGCTGGCCCGGGCCTTCGACGTGGCGCGCCAGGTTTGTGCCCAACCGTGCGATGCGATGCGGGCCGATCTGGCCTCGGCTATCGAGGGGGCGCATCTCTCGCTCGAAGAGGCCCTCCGCCGCGAGGCAGAAAACCTCGATCCGGTGGTTCGCAGCGAAAGCATGCGCCGGGGCGTGGCCGATTTTCTCGGCGGAAAGCGCTTCTGGTTCACGTGA
- a CDS encoding molybdopterin-dependent oxidoreductase: MSDEKILRIDGEVERPVELSYNELDRLPAEHQVGDVNRFDPARRGDAVTLAGVLSLAGVKESGTYLTLHASTDDFHASVPLAAVRDQGVFIYRLEGQPLPLSKGGPVRFLVRDAAACRTDEIDECANVKFVDRLEITAGRGFDNRPTDEEEHAELHRRESDGK; the protein is encoded by the coding sequence ATGAGCGACGAAAAGATCCTGCGCATCGACGGCGAGGTAGAGCGTCCCGTCGAGTTGAGCTACAACGAGCTGGACCGACTGCCCGCCGAGCATCAGGTCGGCGACGTGAACCGCTTCGATCCCGCGCGGCGGGGAGATGCCGTGACGCTGGCGGGTGTCCTCTCCCTGGCCGGCGTGAAGGAGTCTGGCACGTACCTTACGCTGCACGCGTCGACCGACGACTTTCATGCCAGCGTGCCGCTGGCGGCGGTCCGCGATCAAGGCGTGTTCATCTATCGGCTCGAGGGACAGCCGTTGCCGCTGTCCAAGGGGGGGCCCGTGCGGTTTCTCGTCCGCGATGCTGCCGCCTGCCGGACGGATGAGATCGATGAATGTGCCAATGTCAAATTCGTCGACCGCCTGGAGATCACCGCCGGTCGAGGGTTCGACAACCGCCCGACCGATGAAGAGGAACATGCCGAGCTGCACCGCCGCGAGTCCGACGGCAAGTAG